Proteins encoded by one window of Marixanthomonas sp. SCSIO 43207:
- a CDS encoding DUF2256 domain-containing protein, with amino-acid sequence MPHKKEHLPTKICPVCNRPFTWRKKWERDWQHVKYCSKRCKKQKNEK; translated from the coding sequence ATGCCTCATAAAAAAGAACATTTACCTACAAAAATATGCCCTGTTTGTAACAGACCTTTTACGTGGCGAAAGAAATGGGAACGTGATTGGCAACACGTAAAGTATTGTAGCAAACGATGTAAAAAACAAAAAAATGAAAAATAG
- a CDS encoding flavin reductase family protein has product MKYFSEEDLQQLEKLFRINLINSCTGYKSANLLATKSKDGIENVAIFSSVIHLGSNPPLLGFILRPTTVARNTYDNLKKTHVFTVNHVHKDNIEDAHHTSAKYGGEISEFDKTNLNAEYKNGFYAPFVKGANIQIGCSFKNEYFIKENDCLLIIGAIKHLYIKDDALQDDGFISLEKTHSVAINGLDGYTLPNLLARFEYARPKE; this is encoded by the coding sequence ATGAAATACTTTTCAGAAGAAGATTTACAACAATTGGAAAAATTGTTCCGTATAAATTTAATTAACAGTTGCACAGGATACAAATCGGCCAACCTACTTGCTACAAAATCTAAAGACGGAATTGAAAACGTAGCTATTTTTAGTAGCGTGATTCATTTGGGAAGCAATCCGCCCTTACTGGGTTTTATTTTAAGGCCAACCACCGTAGCTAGAAACACCTACGACAACCTTAAAAAAACACATGTTTTTACAGTAAATCATGTACATAAAGATAATATTGAGGACGCACATCACACTTCGGCAAAATATGGTGGTGAAATTTCTGAATTTGACAAAACAAATCTCAATGCCGAATATAAAAATGGGTTTTATGCTCCATTTGTAAAAGGTGCAAATATTCAAATAGGATGTTCTTTTAAAAACGAATATTTTATTAAAGAAAATGATTGTTTATTAATTATAGGTGCTATAAAACATTTATATATAAAAGATGATGCGCTACAAGATGATGGATTTATTTCATTAGAAAAAACACATTCAGTTGCCATAAACGGATTGGATGGATATACCTTACCAAATTTGTTGGCACGATTTGAATACGCCAGACCTAAAGAATAA
- a CDS encoding DASH family cryptochrome, giving the protein MKNSLVWFTNNLRVFDNKVLKEACDQADTMYAIYCFDPRQFAETQFGFKKTGVFRAQFLIESVQNLSENLKRLNIPLYIKFAKPEEQIPKLCQKHNITHVYHQNEWTQEEKKCIKNVSKAIPNTVNLVGYYDQFLFHPEDIPYNSISDISDVFTAFRKKCEKHSLIHQPLEKPEKYSDKNWFNTQTKTPTIEELGLKPKKKNPQTAFPFSGGEKAAWGRLQNYFWETKNLSQYKHTRNGLIGKNYSSKFSAWLSNGSLSPRAIYSEVKKYESKVEKNQDTYWLIFELIWRDYFKFISLKYGNAIFKQGGILHKEYSWKKDSAIISNWIEGVTKYDFVNANMKEIAATGFMSNRGRQNVASYFAKEMKQDWRVGASYFESMLIDYDVHSNWGNWMYNSGVGNDPRDRKFNIESQAERYDKDKKYRDLWLKKR; this is encoded by the coding sequence ATGAAAAATAGTTTAGTTTGGTTTACAAATAACCTGCGTGTATTTGACAATAAGGTATTAAAAGAAGCTTGTGACCAAGCAGATACTATGTATGCTATATATTGTTTTGACCCTAGACAATTTGCCGAAACACAATTTGGATTTAAAAAAACAGGTGTTTTTAGAGCACAATTTTTAATTGAATCTGTACAAAATCTTTCAGAAAATCTTAAGCGGTTAAACATTCCGCTTTATATAAAGTTTGCTAAACCTGAAGAGCAAATACCGAAACTTTGTCAAAAACATAATATTACTCACGTATACCATCAAAATGAATGGACGCAAGAAGAAAAAAAGTGTATTAAAAACGTTTCAAAAGCCATCCCCAATACAGTTAATCTAGTAGGTTATTATGATCAATTTTTATTTCATCCTGAAGACATTCCATATAATTCAATATCAGATATTTCAGATGTTTTTACTGCTTTCAGAAAAAAATGCGAAAAACATAGTTTAATACATCAACCACTAGAAAAGCCTGAAAAATATAGTGACAAAAATTGGTTTAATACGCAAACAAAGACACCAACAATTGAAGAGCTGGGCTTAAAACCTAAAAAGAAAAACCCGCAAACAGCTTTTCCTTTTTCAGGAGGAGAGAAAGCCGCATGGGGCCGTTTGCAAAACTATTTTTGGGAAACAAAAAACCTTTCACAATACAAGCACACAAGAAACGGATTGATAGGCAAAAATTACAGTTCAAAATTTTCTGCTTGGCTGTCAAATGGCTCTCTATCACCTCGCGCTATTTATTCTGAAGTAAAAAAATATGAATCTAAAGTTGAAAAAAATCAAGATACCTATTGGTTGATTTTTGAATTAATTTGGAGAGATTACTTCAAGTTTATTTCACTCAAATACGGAAATGCTATTTTTAAACAAGGAGGCATATTACATAAAGAATACAGCTGGAAAAAAGACAGTGCAATTATTTCAAACTGGATAGAAGGTGTTACAAAATATGATTTTGTCAATGCCAATATGAAAGAAATTGCTGCTACAGGATTTATGAGTAACCGCGGACGCCAAAATGTGGCAAGTTATTTTGCTAAAGAAATGAAACAAGACTGGCGTGTGGGAGCAAGTTATTTTGAAAGTATGCTAATAGATTATGATGTACACAGTAACTGGGGAAACTGGATGTATAATTCTGGCGTGGGGAACGACCCTAGAGATAGAAAGTTCAATATAGAAAGTCAAGCAGAGCGATATGATAAAGATAAAAAATACAGAGATTTATGGCTGAAAAAAAGGTAA